The Fulvia fulva chromosome 13, complete sequence genome window below encodes:
- a CDS encoding MFS-type transporter dbaD, with translation MAAPQSHRESFEKEETPYTSRAHSYVDDPEKQEQHLHHQQQDQSDTLRKYSTDGSPLEISSSHLSVPASPYIPDGGFTAWFQVTSGFFLFFNSWGLINAFGVFQSYYKSTLIPYETESNLSWIGSIEAFLLCCCTIFAGPAFDRGYGRTLVIAGTLMVVFGMMMTSLCTTYWQLMLAQGLCMGIGHGGLFIVSIAIVPSYFSTKRSFAIGLAASGSSLGGVIYTIVFHRLIDVHHLSFGWATRILGFMALGTLVIPCVCIKQRAIPAAPRKNIIDFSGFKELPFSLFSLASFVGFIGLYIPFFYISTFSSTKAGLDDIMAFYMLPILSAGSVAGRILPGFAADYLGPLNMLSFCTVVAGILGFCWIAIPAHASVGGLLVWSLLYGCFSGAFVIPFVGGRLGMNTFCAALGLLIGTPIAGVILGDNNAWTGLQAFCGATLLAGGALVMVTRWSRAGAGLARRA, from the exons ATGGCTGCACCGCAAAGTCACAGAGAATCCTTCGAGAAGGAAGAGACGCCATACACATCGCGAGCACACTCGTATGTAGATGACCCGGAGAAGCAGGAACAACATCTACACCACCAGCAGCAAGACCAAAGCGACACGCTACGAAAGTACAGCACAGATGGATCACCTCTCGAGATCTCTTCCTCACATCTCTCGGTACCTGCTTCGCCTTACATCCCCGATGGCGGCTTCACCGCATGGTTCCAGGTCACATCAGGTTTCTTCCTCTTCTTCAACTCATGGGGTCTTATCAACGCCTTCGGGGTCTTCCAGTCGTACTACAAGTCGACGCTAATACCCTACGAGACCGAAAGCAACCTCTCCTGGATCGGCAGCATCGAGGCATTTTTGCTTTGCTGCTGCACCATCTTCGCAGGACCAGCTTTCGATCGAGGATATGGTCGTACTCTGGTTATTGCCGGCACACTCATGGTGGTCTTTGGCATGATGATGACTTCTCTCTGCACGACTTACTGGCAACTAATGCTCGCACAAGGCCTGTGCATGGGCATCGGTCACGGCGGACTTTTCATTGTTAGCATTGCCATCGTGCCATCCTACTTCAGCACTAAGCGCTCTTTCGCGATAGGTCTCGCAGCCAGTGGGTCCAGCTTAGGAGGCGTCATATATACCATTGTGTTCCATCGCCTTATCGATGTCCACCATCTGAGCTTCGGCTGGGCAACCAGGATCCTGGGCTTCATGGCACTTGGCACCCTCGTCATTCCCTGCGTATGCATCAAGCAACGCGCAATACCCGCTGCACCGAGGAAGAACATCATCGACTTTAGCGGCTTCAAGGAGCTCCCCTTCAGCCTCTTCTCACTTGCTAGCTTCGTTGGCTTCATCGGGCTGTACATCCCGTTCTTCTACATCTCAACCTTCTCCTCCACGAAAGCTGGACTTGACGACATCATGGCGTTCTACATGCTTCCAATCCTTTCGGCCGGCAGTGTTGCTGGTCGCATCTTGCCGGGCTTCGCGGCCGACTACTTGGGACCTCTGAACATGCTCAGCTTCTGTACGGTGGTAGCTGGTATTCTCGGCTTCTGCTGGATCGCAATACCGGCACACGCAAGTGTCGGCGGACTTCTGGTATGGTCGCTGCTATATGGATGCTTCAGCGGAGCCTTCGTGA TACCGTTCGTTGGTGGTCGGCTAGGCATGAACACATTTTGTGCCGCGCTGGGACTCCTCATTGGTACACCTATCGCTGGTGTTATACTGGGCGACAACAATGCTTGGACGGGGCTGCAAGCGTTCTGCGGTGCGACACTACTCGCAGGTGGGGCGCTTGTTATGGTTACTAGGTGGTCGAGGGCTGGAGCAGGTCTTGCGAGGAGAGCTTGA